One part of the Roseomonas gilardii genome encodes these proteins:
- a CDS encoding D-2-hydroxyacid dehydrogenase has translation MFPGKDALTICFAHPAYQIQKRFEARSTGIRSFQVATRDELLARAPEADVVVVSGLWSNEVLSRTERLRYVQSISAGVDQYAQPAFRERGVRLASAAGVNANAVSEHAIALVLAVSRLFPMARDNQAKHVWRGMIGEIAKREDELGGKTMLVVGLGRIGGRLARLARAFGMHVIGLRRDPSAGANGADEVHATAALKSLLPRADFVVLTCPLTPETEGLIDAGALSLMKPSAHLVNVARGKVVVEPALIEALREGRIAGAALDCVAEEPLPEASPLWDLPNVFVTPHTAGETRRYEDNVLDILEENLARLWRGEADLRNQVV, from the coding sequence ATGTTTCCCGGCAAGGACGCGCTGACCATCTGCTTCGCCCACCCCGCCTACCAGATCCAGAAGCGCTTCGAGGCGCGCAGCACCGGCATCCGCAGCTTCCAGGTGGCGACGCGGGACGAACTGCTGGCCCGCGCGCCGGAGGCGGATGTGGTGGTCGTCTCGGGCCTCTGGAGCAACGAGGTGCTGAGCCGCACGGAGCGCCTGCGCTATGTGCAGTCCATCAGCGCGGGGGTGGACCAGTATGCTCAGCCCGCCTTCCGCGAACGCGGCGTGCGTCTGGCCAGCGCGGCGGGGGTGAACGCGAACGCGGTCTCCGAGCACGCCATCGCGCTGGTGCTGGCGGTCAGCCGGCTGTTCCCCATGGCGCGCGACAACCAGGCGAAGCATGTCTGGCGCGGCATGATCGGGGAGATCGCGAAGCGCGAGGACGAGCTGGGCGGCAAGACCATGCTCGTCGTCGGGCTGGGCCGCATCGGCGGGCGGCTGGCGCGGCTGGCCAGGGCCTTCGGCATGCATGTCATCGGCCTGCGGCGCGATCCCTCGGCGGGGGCCAACGGGGCGGACGAGGTGCATGCCACGGCGGCGCTGAAGTCCCTGCTGCCGCGTGCCGATTTCGTGGTGCTGACCTGCCCGCTGACGCCGGAAACGGAGGGGCTGATCGATGCCGGAGCGCTGTCGCTGATGAAGCCCTCGGCCCATCTGGTGAACGTGGCGCGCGGCAAGGTCGTGGTCGAACCGGCGCTGATCGAGGCGCTGCGGGAGGGCCGGATCGCCGGCGCGGCGCTGGACTGCGTGGCGGAGGAGCCACTGCCGGAAGCCTCGCCGCTCTGGGACCTGCCGAACGTCTTCGTCACCCCGCATACCGCCGGGGAAACAAGGCGCTACGAGGACAATGTCCTCGATATCCTGGAGGAGAACCTCGCCCGGCTCTGGCGCGGCGAGGCGGATCTGCGGAACCAGGTGGTCTGA
- a CDS encoding NAD(P)/FAD-dependent oxidoreductase — protein sequence MSRHVVVIGAGIVGAASALELLRDGHRVTILEPGEPGGPQAASYGNGCWLSVQSVIPPAGPGVWRKVPGYLRDPLGPLAIRWKYFPKVAPWLARYLAAGWTEERVLRVARAMQPLLHDAPALHRRLAEESGVADLIQQRGDIYIYPSRTEFEAEAMAWRIRRQVGIRWVELSAEELHQREPDLSRRYGFGALVEEGGHCTDPGALVAALVAQAQAQGAVLLRLPATGFRIDGNRLTAVGTPSGEIACDAAVISAGAHSRRLAAALGNHVPLETERGYHAVLRDPEVAPRYPLMPSDGKMAITLTRGGLRCAGQVEIAGLDAAPDWRRAEILRDHLLKSFPGLPRDLPAERVEVWMGHRPSTPDGMPCLGPSRRSPDVIHAFGHGHVGLVAGPRTGRLVAQMVGGRAPEIPVAPFSPARFR from the coding sequence ATGAGTCGACATGTCGTGGTGATCGGGGCAGGGATCGTGGGCGCGGCCTCGGCGCTGGAGCTGTTGCGCGACGGGCACCGGGTGACGATCCTGGAACCGGGCGAGCCGGGCGGGCCGCAGGCGGCGAGCTACGGCAATGGCTGCTGGCTCTCGGTGCAGTCGGTGATCCCGCCGGCCGGCCCCGGGGTCTGGCGCAAGGTGCCGGGCTATCTGCGCGATCCGCTGGGGCCGTTGGCGATCCGCTGGAAATACTTCCCCAAAGTCGCGCCCTGGCTGGCGCGCTACCTGGCCGCGGGCTGGACGGAGGAGCGCGTGCTGCGCGTGGCGCGGGCGATGCAGCCGCTGCTGCACGACGCGCCGGCGCTGCACCGGCGGCTGGCGGAGGAATCCGGCGTGGCCGATCTGATCCAGCAGCGCGGCGACATCTACATCTACCCCTCCCGCACCGAGTTCGAGGCGGAGGCCATGGCCTGGCGCATCCGGCGGCAGGTCGGCATCCGCTGGGTCGAGCTCTCGGCCGAGGAACTGCACCAGCGCGAGCCCGACCTCTCCCGCCGCTACGGCTTCGGCGCCCTGGTCGAGGAAGGCGGCCACTGCACCGATCCCGGCGCGCTGGTGGCGGCGCTGGTGGCGCAGGCCCAGGCGCAGGGTGCGGTTCTGCTGCGCCTGCCGGCCACGGGCTTCCGCATCGATGGCAACCGGCTGACCGCCGTGGGCACGCCCTCCGGCGAGATCGCCTGCGACGCGGCGGTGATCAGCGCGGGCGCGCATTCCAGGCGCCTCGCCGCCGCGCTGGGCAACCACGTGCCGCTGGAGACGGAGCGCGGCTACCACGCCGTGCTGCGCGATCCGGAGGTGGCGCCGCGCTATCCGCTGATGCCCTCGGACGGCAAGATGGCCATTACCCTGACGCGCGGCGGGCTGCGTTGCGCCGGGCAGGTGGAGATCGCCGGGCTGGACGCCGCCCCCGACTGGCGGCGCGCGGAGATCCTGCGCGACCACCTGTTGAAGTCCTTCCCCGGCCTGCCGCGCGACCTGCCGGCGGAGCGGGTGGAGGTCTGGATGGGCCATCGCCCCTCGACGCCGGACGGCATGCCCTGCCTCGGCCCCTCGCGCCGCTCGCCGGATGTGATCCATGCCTTCGGCCATGGCCATGTCGGGCTTGTGGCCGGGCCGCGCACCGGGCGGCTGGTGGCGCAGATGGTGGGCGGGCGGGCACCCGAGATCCCGGTCGCGCCCTTCTCCCCGGCCCGCTTCCGCTAA
- a CDS encoding thiamine pyrophosphate-binding protein — protein MTTRTGGQILVDQLVAQGVEHVTCVPGESYLAVLDALHDASIDVITCRQEGGAAIMAEACGKMTGRPGICFVTRGPGATNASCGVHIAMQDSTPMILFVGQIAREMREREAFQELDYRAVFGSMCKWATEIDTPDRVPEIVSRAFRVAMQGRPGPVVIALPEDMLVETADVPDAPRVEPAQAAPLPADMARLGEMLRAAKRPLAILGGTGWDQAAVDAYGDFAGRWNLATCTSFRRADRMRWDHPLYVGDLGIGPSPKLAARVKEADLILLLGGRMSEMPSSSYTLLDIPVPRQTLVHVHPGAEELGRVYVPTLAIQSGPRAFCAALADLAPPASLPWAEDARQGHADYLAWSETPRRLPGDFQYGEVMAWLRERLPGDSALCNGAGNFAGWMHRHYRFSQLGTQLAPTSGSMGYGVPAAIMAKRVRPEAIALCIAGDGDFLMSGQEIATAVQHGIASITVVIDNGMYGTIRMHQEREYPGRVSATKLRNPDFAAYARAFGGHGETVHGTAEFAPAFERAVESGLPAVIHCFLDPRALSVGRDMPEGAPI, from the coding sequence ATGACCACGCGTACCGGAGGGCAGATCCTCGTCGATCAGCTCGTCGCCCAGGGTGTGGAGCATGTCACCTGCGTGCCGGGCGAGAGCTACCTCGCCGTGCTGGACGCGCTGCACGATGCCAGCATCGACGTGATCACCTGCCGCCAGGAAGGCGGCGCGGCGATCATGGCCGAGGCCTGCGGCAAGATGACGGGGCGTCCGGGCATCTGTTTCGTGACGCGCGGGCCGGGCGCCACCAACGCCTCCTGCGGCGTGCACATCGCCATGCAGGATTCGACGCCGATGATCCTCTTCGTCGGCCAGATCGCGCGCGAGATGCGGGAGCGCGAGGCGTTCCAGGAGCTCGACTACCGCGCCGTCTTCGGCAGCATGTGCAAATGGGCGACCGAGATCGACACGCCCGACCGCGTGCCGGAGATCGTGTCCCGCGCCTTCCGCGTGGCGATGCAGGGCCGCCCCGGCCCGGTGGTCATCGCCCTGCCGGAGGACATGCTGGTCGAGACGGCCGACGTGCCCGACGCGCCGCGCGTGGAGCCCGCCCAGGCGGCGCCGCTGCCCGCCGACATGGCGCGGCTGGGCGAGATGCTGCGCGCGGCGAAGCGGCCGCTGGCCATCCTGGGCGGCACCGGCTGGGACCAGGCGGCGGTGGACGCCTATGGCGACTTCGCCGGGCGCTGGAACCTCGCCACCTGCACCTCCTTCCGCCGCGCCGACCGGATGCGCTGGGACCATCCGCTCTATGTGGGCGATCTCGGCATCGGCCCCTCGCCGAAGCTGGCGGCGCGGGTGAAGGAGGCCGACCTGATCCTGCTGCTCGGCGGCCGGATGTCGGAGATGCCCTCCTCCTCCTACACGCTGCTCGACATCCCCGTGCCGAGGCAGACGCTCGTGCATGTGCATCCGGGCGCGGAGGAGCTCGGCCGCGTCTACGTCCCCACGCTCGCCATCCAGTCCGGCCCGCGCGCCTTCTGCGCCGCGCTGGCCGATCTGGCGCCGCCCGCCTCCCTCCCCTGGGCAGAGGATGCGCGGCAGGGCCATGCCGACTACCTCGCCTGGTCGGAGACGCCGCGACGGCTGCCGGGCGACTTCCAGTATGGCGAGGTGATGGCCTGGCTGCGCGAGCGCCTGCCCGGCGACAGCGCGCTGTGCAACGGCGCCGGCAACTTCGCGGGCTGGATGCACCGCCACTACCGCTTCTCGCAGCTCGGCACGCAGCTCGCGCCCACCTCCGGCTCCATGGGCTATGGCGTACCGGCGGCGATCATGGCCAAGCGCGTGCGGCCGGAGGCGATCGCGCTCTGCATCGCGGGCGACGGCGACTTCCTGATGTCGGGGCAGGAGATCGCGACCGCCGTGCAGCACGGCATCGCCAGCATCACCGTGGTCATCGACAACGGCATGTACGGCACGATCCGCATGCATCAGGAGCGCGAGTATCCCGGCCGCGTTTCCGCCACGAAGCTGCGCAACCCGGATTTCGCCGCCTATGCGCGCGCCTTCGGCGGCCATGGCGAAACGGTGCACGGCACGGCGGAATTCGCCCCGGCCTTCGAGCGCGCGGTGGAATCCGGCCTGCCCGCCGTGATCCACTGCTTCCTCGACCCGCGCGCGCTCTCGGTCGGGCGCGACATGCCGGAGGGCGCACCGATCTGA
- a CDS encoding GntR family transcriptional regulator — MTLSTTIQRSADRLHERLKAMVAAYHLRPGERINEVELARRFGVSRTPLREALNRLASEGFLLATANRGYHVRPLDAAQVLRLYEYRAVLETGALRLSAERAPPEALEALRNFAQRSRDEPEDDAQALRLLSLDEEFHERLAALSGNEELVRALRGLNERIRFVRWIDMQNRRGGTQGEHLEILRLVTSGEGEAAEALLRRHIGRRLDQITEVIKAGYAEIYTGNALAAHVMGAEGTAPAGPLPLAGEAGG, encoded by the coding sequence GTGACGCTTTCCACCACCATCCAGCGATCGGCCGACCGCCTTCACGAGCGGTTGAAGGCGATGGTGGCCGCCTATCACCTGCGCCCGGGGGAGCGGATCAACGAGGTCGAGCTGGCACGCCGCTTCGGCGTCAGCCGCACCCCGCTGCGGGAGGCGCTGAACCGCCTGGCCTCCGAGGGCTTCCTGCTGGCCACGGCCAACCGCGGCTATCATGTCCGCCCGCTGGATGCGGCGCAGGTGCTGCGGCTGTACGAATACCGCGCCGTGCTGGAGACCGGGGCGCTGCGCCTGTCGGCGGAACGCGCGCCGCCGGAGGCGCTGGAGGCGCTGCGGAATTTCGCCCAACGCAGCCGCGACGAGCCGGAGGACGATGCCCAGGCCCTGCGGCTGCTCTCGCTGGACGAGGAATTCCACGAACGGCTGGCCGCGCTGTCCGGAAACGAGGAGCTGGTGCGGGCGCTGCGCGGGCTGAACGAGCGGATCCGCTTCGTGCGCTGGATCGACATGCAGAACCGGCGCGGCGGCACGCAGGGGGAGCATCTGGAGATCCTGCGCCTGGTGACGAGCGGGGAGGGCGAGGCGGCGGAGGCGCTGCTGCGCCGGCATATCGGCCGGCGGCTCGACCAGATCACCGAGGTCATCAAGGCGGGCTATGCCGAGATCTACACGGGCAACGCCCTGGCGGCGCATGTGATGGGGGCGGAAGGGACGGCGCCGGCCGGACCGCTGCCGCTCGCCGGAGAGGCGGGAGGGTGA
- a CDS encoding MaoC family dehydratase, with translation MREPHYFEDFAAGQVFRSGPYRMERDAIIAFAREFDPQPQHLGEAEAARSQFGQLVASGWHTAAVTMRLFIQDALPPIAGGGQGLGLENLVWVRPVRPGDELHVVVEVLSMRPSRSRPDRGIMKARITTKNQAEEVVQSTITSALVPCRVAG, from the coding sequence ATGAGGGAGCCGCATTACTTCGAGGATTTCGCGGCGGGGCAGGTCTTCCGCTCGGGGCCCTACCGGATGGAGCGGGACGCCATCATCGCCTTTGCCCGGGAGTTCGATCCGCAGCCCCAGCACCTGGGCGAGGCGGAAGCGGCCCGCAGCCAGTTCGGCCAGCTCGTGGCCAGCGGCTGGCACACCGCCGCCGTCACGATGCGGCTGTTCATCCAGGACGCCCTGCCGCCCATCGCCGGGGGCGGCCAGGGGCTGGGGCTGGAGAACCTGGTCTGGGTGCGCCCGGTCAGGCCCGGCGACGAACTGCATGTGGTGGTGGAGGTGCTCTCGATGCGCCCCTCACGCTCCCGCCCCGACCGGGGCATCATGAAGGCCCGCATCACCACGAAGAACCAGGCGGAGGAGGTGGTGCAGTCCACCATCACCTCGGCCCTGGTGCCGTGCCGCGTGGCGGGCTGA